From Streptomyces sp. GSL17-111, one genomic window encodes:
- a CDS encoding ABC transporter ATP-binding protein, whose amino-acid sequence MTTAVANPRAGDAGGGTAVAAQARQVVKAYGSGETRVVALDRVDVDIARGAFTAIMGPSGSGKSTLMHCLAGLDTVTSGQIRVGDTEITGLKEKRLTRLRRDHIGFVFQSFNLLPTLSALENITLPMDIAGRRPDRAWLDRVVETVGLRQRLRHRPSELSGGQQQRVAVARALAARPDIIFGDEPTGNLDSRAGAEILGFLRRSVDELGQTMVMVTHDPVAAAYADRVLYLADGRLVDEMLRPTAETVLDRMKAFDTLGRVS is encoded by the coding sequence GTGACCACGGCTGTAGCGAATCCCAGGGCGGGAGACGCCGGAGGGGGAACGGCCGTCGCGGCACAGGCGCGACAGGTCGTCAAGGCATACGGCTCGGGGGAGACGCGGGTCGTCGCGCTGGACCGGGTGGACGTGGACATCGCACGTGGCGCCTTCACCGCGATCATGGGCCCCTCCGGCTCCGGCAAGTCGACGCTGATGCACTGTCTGGCCGGTCTGGACACCGTCACGTCGGGGCAGATCCGGGTGGGGGACACCGAGATCACAGGGCTGAAGGAGAAGCGGCTGACGCGGCTGCGCCGCGACCACATCGGCTTCGTCTTCCAGTCGTTCAACCTGCTGCCGACGCTCAGCGCGCTGGAGAACATCACGCTGCCCATGGACATCGCGGGTCGCAGACCCGACCGGGCGTGGCTGGACCGGGTGGTGGAGACGGTGGGGCTGCGGCAGCGGCTGCGGCACCGTCCGAGCGAGCTGTCGGGCGGTCAGCAGCAGCGGGTCGCGGTGGCCCGGGCCCTGGCGGCGCGCCCGGACATCATCTTCGGCGACGAGCCGACGGGCAATCTCGACTCCCGGGCGGGGGCGGAGATCCTCGGGTTCCTGCGCCGCTCGGTGGACGAGCTGGGGCAGACGATGGTGATGGTCACGCACGACCCGGTGGCGGCGGCCTACGCGGACCGTGTGCTGTACCTGGCGGACGGCCGGCTGGTGGACGAGATGCTGCGGCCCACGGCCGAGACGGTGCTGGACCGGATGAAGGCCTTCGACACCCTCGGGCGGGTGTCATGA
- a CDS encoding ABC transporter permease, with amino-acid sequence MTIVRTSLRNFFAHKGRMMLSGLAVVLSVAFVCGTLVFTDTMNSTFDKLFGDTAADVTIEPGGDGGSGGGELPSTGRPETLPASLVERAGAVEGAGEAFGVAGTMAVTVVDAEDENIGPTTGAPTIAANWTELDRRAMKVTAGHPPRGPDEVMVDSDTAEKHGIGLGDELRTVSAFGEFTSRVVGIATWQVTNPGAAALYYETGVVQERLLGGGEVFTSVAVLAADGVTDELLKRNVRAAVGEELSVLTAAESAERNTEDIGSFLDVMKYALLGFAGIALLVGVFLIVNTFSMLVAQRTRELGLMRAIGADRRQVGRSVVIEALLLGVVGSVLGVAAGVGVAVGLMRLMGLLGMTLSTDDLTIGWTTPVVGVVLGVVVTLLAAWLPARRAGRVSPMAALRDAGVSADGRSGRLRAVAGVALTGAGAAALVGAAGAEEAGPGALYLSVGVLLTLLGFVLVGPLLARVVVRALSVVVLRVWGPVGRLAERNALRNPRRTGATAAALMIGLALVAGLSVVGSSMVASGRAEVDRTVGADFIVSSMAGQPLTPQVAESLKDVPELAHVTEYRSLDELTLTLPDGGTARGSVSAASPTYARDVRAETVAGELAGAFEPGGMSVGEEFADAHGLAVGDRLGVAFPGGRSGELEIRAVTSAEAMIDQGVMYVGLRTAEEFVPAERMPLNTLMLGTAVEGQESAAYAALKAELERYPQYEVRDQAAYKQLLEDQVGQLLNMVYGLLALAIIVAVLGVVNTLALSVVERTREIGLLRAVGLSRRQLRRMVRLESVVIALFGALLGLGLGLAWGVAGQRLLALEGLRTLEIPWVTIGGVFLGAAVVGLVAALLPAFRAGRMNVLKAIATE; translated from the coding sequence ATGACGATCGTCCGGACGTCGTTGCGCAACTTCTTCGCGCACAAGGGCCGGATGATGCTGTCCGGTCTCGCGGTGGTGCTGTCGGTCGCGTTCGTCTGCGGCACGCTGGTCTTCACCGACACCATGAACAGCACGTTCGACAAGCTCTTCGGGGACACGGCGGCCGACGTGACCATCGAGCCGGGCGGCGACGGCGGGTCGGGCGGTGGGGAACTGCCCTCGACGGGCCGCCCCGAGACGCTGCCGGCCTCGCTCGTGGAGCGGGCCGGTGCGGTGGAGGGGGCCGGGGAGGCGTTCGGCGTCGCGGGCACCATGGCCGTGACGGTCGTCGACGCCGAGGACGAGAACATCGGTCCGACGACGGGCGCGCCGACGATCGCGGCCAACTGGACGGAGCTGGACCGGCGCGCGATGAAGGTGACCGCCGGTCACCCGCCGCGCGGACCGGACGAGGTGATGGTCGACTCCGACACGGCGGAGAAGCACGGCATCGGGCTGGGCGACGAGCTGCGCACCGTCTCGGCCTTCGGCGAGTTCACCTCCCGGGTGGTGGGGATCGCGACGTGGCAGGTGACGAACCCCGGTGCGGCGGCCCTGTACTACGAGACCGGTGTCGTGCAGGAGCGGCTGCTCGGCGGCGGCGAGGTGTTCACGTCGGTGGCCGTGCTGGCGGCCGACGGCGTGACGGACGAGCTGCTGAAGAGGAACGTGCGGGCCGCCGTCGGCGAGGAGCTGTCGGTGCTCACGGCGGCGGAGTCCGCCGAGCGGAACACGGAGGACATCGGCTCCTTCCTGGACGTCATGAAGTACGCGTTGCTGGGCTTCGCGGGGATCGCCCTGCTGGTGGGCGTGTTCCTCATCGTCAACACGTTCTCGATGCTCGTGGCGCAGCGTACGCGTGAGCTGGGGCTGATGCGGGCGATCGGCGCGGACCGTCGGCAGGTGGGGCGTTCGGTGGTGATCGAGGCGCTGCTCCTCGGCGTCGTGGGGTCCGTGCTGGGTGTCGCGGCGGGCGTGGGGGTCGCCGTGGGGCTGATGCGACTGATGGGCCTGCTGGGGATGACCCTGAGCACGGACGACCTGACGATCGGCTGGACGACGCCGGTGGTCGGCGTGGTGCTGGGCGTGGTCGTGACGCTGCTGGCGGCGTGGCTGCCGGCCCGGCGTGCGGGGCGGGTGTCGCCGATGGCGGCGCTGCGGGACGCGGGGGTGTCCGCGGACGGCCGCTCGGGACGGCTGCGCGCGGTGGCCGGTGTGGCGCTGACGGGCGCGGGTGCGGCGGCTCTGGTGGGCGCGGCGGGGGCCGAGGAGGCCGGTCCGGGGGCGTTGTACCTGTCGGTCGGGGTGCTGTTGACGCTGCTGGGGTTCGTGCTGGTGGGCCCGCTGCTGGCGCGGGTCGTGGTGCGGGCGCTGTCGGTCGTGGTGCTGCGGGTGTGGGGTCCGGTGGGGCGGCTGGCGGAGCGCAACGCGTTGCGCAACCCCCGGCGCACGGGCGCGACGGCGGCGGCGCTGATGATCGGGCTGGCGCTGGTGGCGGGGCTGTCGGTGGTGGGTTCGTCGATGGTCGCCTCGGGCCGGGCGGAGGTGGACCGCACGGTCGGCGCGGACTTCATCGTCAGCAGCATGGCCGGTCAGCCGCTCACGCCGCAGGTCGCGGAGTCGCTGAAGGACGTGCCGGAGCTGGCGCACGTCACGGAGTACCGCTCCCTGGACGAGCTGACGCTCACGCTGCCGGACGGCGGCACGGCGCGCGGCTCCGTCTCCGCCGCCTCGCCGACGTACGCGCGGGACGTGCGGGCGGAGACGGTCGCGGGCGAGCTGGCGGGCGCCTTCGAGCCGGGCGGCATGTCGGTGGGCGAGGAGTTCGCCGACGCGCACGGGCTCGCGGTGGGCGATCGGCTGGGGGTGGCGTTCCCCGGCGGCCGGAGCGGTGAGCTGGAGATCCGCGCGGTGACGTCGGCCGAGGCGATGATCGACCAGGGCGTGATGTACGTCGGGCTGCGCACCGCCGAGGAGTTCGTGCCGGCCGAGCGGATGCCCCTGAACACGCTGATGCTCGGGACGGCCGTCGAGGGGCAGGAGAGCGCGGCGTACGCGGCGCTGAAGGCGGAGCTGGAGCGCTATCCGCAGTACGAGGTGCGGGACCAGGCGGCCTACAAGCAGCTGCTGGAGGACCAGGTCGGCCAGTTGCTCAACATGGTCTACGGGCTGCTGGCGCTGGCGATCATCGTGGCGGTGCTGGGCGTGGTGAACACGCTGGCGCTGTCGGTGGTGGAGCGGACGCGGGAGATCGGCCTGCTGCGGGCCGTGGGGCTCTCGCGGCGGCAGTTGCGCCGGATGGTGCGGCTGGAGTCGGTGGTGATCGCTCTGTTCGGCGCGTTGCTGGGGCTGGGCCTGGGGCTGGCCTGGGGGGTGGCCGGTCAGCGGCTGCTGGCGCTGGAGGGCCTGCGGACGCTGGAGATCCCCTGGGTGACGATCGGCGGGGTCTTCCTGGGGGCGGCGGTCGTCGGGCTGGTGGCCGCGCTGCTGCCGGCGTTCCGGGCGGGCCGGATGAACGTCCTGAAGGCGATCGCGACGGAGTGA
- the mfd gene encoding transcription-repair coupling factor, translated as MSLSGLLDAVVADAGLREAVEAAGAASRREVDLVGPPAARPLAVAALARRAKGPLLAVTATGREAEDLAAALRSLLPPDGVAEFPAWETLPHERLSPRSDTVGRRLAVLRRLAHPDPREPGTGPVQVVVAPIRSVLQPQVKGLGELVPVSLRTGESADLQGIVDGLAAAAYARVELVEKRGEFAVRGGILDVFPPTEEHPLRVEFWGDDVEEIRYFKVADQRSLEVAEHGLWAPPCRELLLTEDVRERAAELARAHPELGELLDKVAEGIAVEGMESLAPVLVDEMELLLDVLPEGSMAVVCDPERVRTRAADLVATSREFLEASWAASAGGGQAPVDVGAASLWSIADVRERARELGMLWWSVSPFSAGAGLEEFEEDSIRLGLRAAESYRGDTARALADTKGWLAEGWRCVYLTEGHGPAARTVEVLGGEGVAARLDEELAELVPSLVQVSCGSLEHGFLAPELKLAVLTETDLTGQKAAGREASRMPARRRKTIDPLTLSPGDYIVHEQHGVGRYVEMVQRTVQGATREYLLVEYAPAKRGQPGDRLFVPTDQLEQVTKYVGGEAPSLHRLGGADWTKTKARAKKAVKEIAADLIKLYSARMSAPGHAFGADTPWQRELEDAFPYAETPDQLTTIGEVKADMEKPSPMDRLICGDVGYGKTEIAVRAAFKAVQDGKQVAVLVPTTLLVQQHLGTFTERYGQFPVSVKALSRFQTETEAKAVLEGLRDGSVDLVIGTHRLFSSETKFKDLGLVIVDEEQRFGVEHKEQLKKLRANVDVLTMSATPIPRTLEMAVTGIREMSTITTPPEERHPVLTFVGPYEERQIGAAVRRELLREGQVFYIHNRVESIDRAAARLRAAVPEARIATAHGQMSEAALEQVVVDFWEKKFDVLVSTTIVESGIDISNANTLIVERGDTFGLSQLHQLRGRVGRGRERGYAYFLYPPEKPLTETAHERLATIAQHTEMGAGMYVAMKDLEIRGAGNLLGGEQSGHIAGVGFDLYVRMVGEAVADFRASMEGGGEQEAPPLEVKIELPVDAHVPHDYAPGERLRLQAYRSIAAANSEEDVAAVREELTDRYGPLPEPVENLLLVAGLRMLARSCGVTDVTLQGNRIRFAPVELRESQELRLKRLYPGSVVKASAGQVLVPRPKPAGIGGKPVVGRELLAWTGEFLVAVLGS; from the coding sequence ATGAGCCTGTCCGGTCTGCTTGATGCCGTCGTTGCCGACGCGGGGCTGCGCGAGGCGGTCGAGGCCGCCGGGGCCGCCTCCCGCCGCGAGGTGGACCTGGTGGGTCCGCCCGCCGCGCGCCCGCTCGCGGTGGCGGCGCTGGCGCGCCGTGCGAAGGGTCCGCTGCTGGCGGTGACGGCCACGGGGCGGGAGGCGGAGGACCTGGCGGCGGCCCTGCGGTCGCTGCTGCCGCCGGACGGCGTGGCGGAGTTCCCGGCGTGGGAGACGCTGCCGCACGAGCGGCTGTCGCCGCGCAGCGACACGGTGGGCCGACGGCTGGCGGTGCTGCGGCGGCTCGCCCACCCGGACCCGCGCGAGCCGGGCACGGGCCCGGTCCAGGTGGTGGTGGCACCGATCCGCTCGGTGCTCCAGCCGCAGGTCAAGGGCTTGGGGGAGCTGGTCCCGGTCAGTCTGCGCACGGGCGAGTCGGCGGATCTGCAGGGAATCGTGGACGGGCTGGCCGCCGCCGCGTACGCGCGCGTGGAGCTGGTGGAGAAGCGGGGCGAGTTCGCGGTGCGCGGCGGCATCCTCGACGTCTTCCCGCCCACCGAGGAGCATCCGCTGCGGGTCGAGTTCTGGGGCGACGACGTCGAGGAGATCCGGTACTTCAAGGTGGCCGACCAGCGGTCGCTGGAGGTGGCGGAGCACGGGCTGTGGGCGCCGCCGTGCCGGGAGCTGCTGCTGACCGAGGACGTCCGGGAGCGGGCGGCGGAGTTGGCGCGGGCCCACCCGGAGCTGGGCGAGCTGCTGGACAAGGTGGCCGAGGGCATCGCCGTGGAGGGTATGGAGTCGCTCGCCCCGGTCCTGGTGGACGAGATGGAGCTGCTGCTGGACGTGTTGCCGGAGGGCAGCATGGCGGTGGTGTGCGACCCGGAGCGGGTGCGGACGCGGGCGGCGGACCTGGTGGCGACGAGCCGGGAGTTCCTGGAGGCGTCGTGGGCGGCGAGCGCCGGGGGCGGGCAGGCGCCGGTGGACGTCGGCGCGGCGTCCCTGTGGTCCATCGCCGACGTCCGGGAGCGGGCGCGTGAGCTGGGCATGCTGTGGTGGTCGGTGTCGCCGTTCTCGGCGGGCGCGGGGCTGGAGGAGTTCGAGGAGGACTCGATCCGGTTGGGGCTGCGGGCGGCGGAGTCCTACCGGGGGGACACGGCGCGGGCGCTGGCGGACACCAAGGGCTGGCTGGCGGAGGGCTGGCGGTGCGTGTACCTGACGGAGGGGCACGGCCCGGCGGCCCGCACGGTGGAGGTGCTGGGCGGCGAGGGTGTCGCGGCGCGCCTCGACGAGGAGCTCGCGGAGCTGGTGCCGTCCCTGGTGCAGGTCTCGTGCGGCTCGCTGGAGCACGGTTTTCTCGCGCCGGAGCTGAAGCTCGCGGTGCTGACGGAGACGGACCTGACCGGTCAGAAGGCGGCCGGGCGGGAGGCGTCGCGGATGCCGGCGCGCCGCCGCAAGACGATCGACCCGCTGACGCTGAGTCCGGGCGACTACATCGTGCACGAGCAGCACGGTGTGGGCCGGTACGTGGAGATGGTGCAGCGCACGGTGCAGGGCGCCACGCGCGAGTACCTGCTGGTCGAGTACGCGCCCGCCAAGCGCGGGCAGCCGGGGGACCGGCTGTTCGTGCCGACGGACCAGCTGGAGCAGGTCACCAAGTACGTCGGCGGTGAGGCGCCGTCGCTGCACCGGCTGGGCGGCGCGGACTGGACGAAGACGAAGGCGCGGGCGAAGAAGGCGGTCAAGGAGATCGCGGCCGACCTGATCAAGCTGTACTCGGCGCGCATGTCGGCGCCGGGGCACGCCTTCGGGGCGGACACGCCGTGGCAGCGGGAGCTGGAGGACGCCTTCCCGTACGCCGAGACGCCCGACCAGCTCACCACGATCGGTGAGGTGAAGGCCGACATGGAGAAGCCGTCCCCGATGGACCGGCTGATCTGCGGCGACGTCGGCTACGGCAAGACGGAGATCGCGGTGCGGGCGGCGTTCAAGGCGGTGCAGGACGGCAAGCAGGTCGCCGTCCTCGTCCCGACGACGCTGCTGGTGCAGCAGCACCTCGGGACCTTCACCGAGCGGTACGGTCAGTTCCCGGTCTCGGTGAAGGCGCTGTCCCGGTTCCAGACGGAGACGGAGGCGAAGGCCGTCCTGGAGGGGCTGCGGGACGGCTCGGTGGACCTCGTCATCGGCACGCACCGGCTGTTCTCCTCGGAGACGAAGTTCAAGGACCTGGGGCTCGTCATCGTCGACGAGGAGCAGCGCTTCGGCGTCGAGCACAAGGAGCAGCTGAAGAAGCTGCGGGCGAACGTGGACGTCCTGACGATGTCGGCGACGCCGATCCCGCGCACGCTGGAGATGGCGGTGACGGGCATCCGGGAGATGTCGACGATCACCACGCCGCCGGAGGAGCGGCATCCGGTGCTGACGTTCGTGGGCCCGTACGAGGAGCGGCAGATCGGTGCGGCGGTCCGTCGGGAGCTGCTGCGCGAGGGGCAGGTCTTCTACATCCACAACCGGGTGGAGTCGATCGACCGGGCGGCGGCGCGGCTGCGGGCGGCGGTGCCGGAGGCGCGGATCGCGACGGCGCACGGGCAGATGTCGGAGGCGGCGCTGGAGCAGGTGGTCGTCGACTTCTGGGAGAAGAAGTTCGACGTGCTCGTCTCGACGACGATCGTGGAGTCGGGCATCGACATCTCCAACGCGAACACGCTGATCGTGGAGCGGGGCGACACGTTCGGTCTGTCGCAGCTGCACCAGCTGCGCGGCCGGGTGGGCCGGGGGCGGGAGCGGGGGTACGCGTACTTCCTGTACCCGCCGGAGAAGCCGCTGACGGAGACGGCGCACGAGCGGTTGGCGACGATCGCCCAGCACACCGAGATGGGCGCGGGCATGTACGTGGCGATGAAGGACCTGGAGATCCGCGGCGCGGGCAATCTGCTGGGCGGTGAGCAGTCCGGGCACATCGCCGGGGTGGGCTTCGACCTGTACGTGCGGATGGTGGGCGAGGCCGTCGCGGACTTCCGGGCGTCGATGGAGGGCGGCGGCGAGCAGGAGGCCCCGCCGCTGGAGGTGAAGATCGAGCTGCCGGTGGACGCGCACGTGCCGCACGACTACGCGCCGGGCGAGCGGCTGCGGCTCCAGGCCTACCGGTCGATCGCGGCGGCGAACTCCGAGGAGGACGTCGCGGCGGTGCGGGAGGAGCTGACTGACCGCTACGGTCCGCTGCCGGAGCCGGTGGAGAACCTGCTGCTGGTGGCGGGGCTGCGGATGCTGGCCCGCTCGTGCGGCGTCACGGACGTCACCTTGCAGGGCAACAGGATCCGCTTCGCGCCGGTGGAGCTGCGGGAGTCGCAGGAGCTGCGGCTGAAGCGGCTCTACCCGGGTTCGGTGGTGAAGGCGTCGGCCGGGCAGGTGCTGGTGCCGCGTCCGAAGCCGGCCGGTATCGGCGGCAAGCCCGTGGTGGGCCGGGAACTGCTGGCCTGGACGGGCGAGTTCCTGGTGGCGGTGCTCGGCTCCTGA
- a CDS encoding DUF4352 domain-containing protein has protein sequence MSVNSIRTRTLVAAVTTAVLAVGGLTACGPEEPTKETSAGQDAQADAGDNAGDEGGDAGQDTDKEDGGGAYAAGDTAVYDSGLKITVSGAETYQPDEYAVGHTEGNTAHQVTITLENTGEENVSADLIMVSARAGEDGTAAEEIYDDTVGGGFTGELLPGKKATAQYAFDAPADADVLDLEVELIDFTTAPAQWSLEL, from the coding sequence ATGTCCGTGAACAGCATCCGCACCCGTACGCTCGTCGCCGCCGTGACCACCGCCGTCCTCGCCGTCGGCGGCCTGACCGCCTGCGGCCCGGAGGAGCCCACCAAGGAGACGTCCGCCGGCCAGGACGCGCAGGCCGACGCCGGGGACAACGCCGGGGACGAGGGCGGGGACGCGGGCCAGGACACGGACAAGGAGGACGGCGGCGGGGCCTACGCCGCCGGGGACACCGCCGTCTACGACAGCGGGCTCAAGATCACCGTCTCCGGGGCCGAGACCTACCAGCCGGACGAGTACGCCGTCGGCCACACCGAGGGCAACACGGCCCACCAGGTCACCATCACCCTGGAGAACACCGGTGAGGAGAACGTCTCCGCCGACCTCATCATGGTCAGCGCCCGCGCCGGCGAGGACGGCACGGCCGCCGAGGAGATCTACGACGACACCGTCGGCGGCGGCTTCACCGGCGAGCTGCTGCCCGGCAAGAAGGCCACCGCCCAGTACGCGTTCGACGCCCCGGCCGACGCCGACGTGCTCGACCTGGAGGTCGAACTGATCGACTTCACCACCGCCCCCGCCCAGTGGAGCCTGGAGCTCTGA